GAACTGCATCGTCGAGACCGCCACGAGATACTACCTTTCAGTCCGCCGACACCTTCATTATCGCACACAAGTTCCTAATAAGCAAGAGGTGTGCCGTGTTTTTCCTCATCGGGCAAGTAATTGTACGTCAGCGACTTATGCGTGAGCGGGCGTGTCATGGGCAATTTGCGGAGGGTGTTAACATTTTGGACAATGCAGGGGGGCAAACAGCGTAACTGCCTGTAATTAGGCATCTTACAAATGTTAAGAATCTTATCGCGTGTCAGGAAATGAACTGGTATTTTCCTGCGTGGCTGAGGCGGCGGGAGCCGCAAGGCTACTGAAGCGACTTGAGACGTTGATTCAGGGTCGTTCGTGAGATACCGAGCACGGAAGCGGCGATGCGCTGGTTTCCCTCTGACCGGCGCACGGCTTCGAGGATGAGCATGTCGGTCATTCTCTGTAGCGTGGGAAGCCGCTCGCCGAACCGTACCTCGGCGTCACGGGGCAATGCGCCGTCGTTTGGCGCCTCGGGCCGGGGAACGTCTATGCGCGTATACTTCCGGAACGTTTCCAGGGAGAGGATGTGGGACTTGTGGTGAGAAACGGCATCGAACACGAGCGCTTCCAACTCGCGGACGTTGCCCGGGAAATCGTACAGGCGCAGGAGCGTGAACAATTCGGACGGGGGAGTCGGCTTTTTCTTGCCGAGCGCTTCGGCGGCCTTGCCCAGGAGATGGTCCACGAGGAGCGGGAGGTCATCCTTACGTTCGCGCAAGGGGGGCACGTGGATGTGGTGTGTCCGGAGCCGGTAGTACAGGTCGCGGCGAAAGGCGTCGCGGCCGCGCAAGTCTTCGGAAGTGCGGTTGGTGGCGCAGACAATGCGGGCGTTGCTCTGCTTTGGCATGTCGACGCCCAAAGGATAGTATTCGCGGTATTCAATCAGACGCAGCAGCTTGAGTTGTGAGGCCGTGCTGAGGTCGCCGATCTCGTCGAGAAAGAGCGTGCCTCCCGCCGCGCGTTCGATGAGGCCTTGGCGCGCCCCGTCCGCTCCGGTGAATGCGCCGCGG
This genomic interval from Candidatus Hydrogenedentota bacterium contains the following:
- a CDS encoding sigma-54-dependent Fis family transcriptional regulator; protein product: MTSTGKTPLPVLLVDDEVHVLEGVETILNAGGIEHVIRCQDSREVLPLLAVREAGIILLDLWLPYLPGEELLAQIVQENPEIPVVVITGANDVDTAVRCIRQGAFDYLVKPVEGGRLLSVVRRALEMRELRRDYDILSRRLLSQHLDRPEAFAEILTQNDQMFGIFQYIETVAETNKPVLITGETGTGKELIARAIHEISGLDGPFVAVNVAGVDDAVFSDTLFGHARGAFTGADGARQGLIERAAGGTLFLDEIGDLSTASQLKLLRLIEYREYYPLGVDMPKQSNARIVCATNRTSEDLRGRDAFRRDLYYRLRTHHIHVPPLRERKDDLPLLVDHLLGKAAEALGKKKPTPPSELFTLLRLYDFPGNVRELEALVFDAVSHHKSHILSLETFRKYTRIDVPRPEAPNDGALPRDAEVRFGERLPTLQRMTDMLILEAVRRSEGNQRIAASVLGISRTTLNQRLKSLQ